The sequence TAAATCTTATTCAAGCTACTGCAGATAATATTGTGTCGTGAATGTAGATACAGAGGCTTCTGTACCaatcaggagagagaggtggggtttGATTATTATACTGCGATACTAACATCCCCCCAACAGGGGGCAGCGTTTCATAGAAACAGTAGAATCACCAGACAGGACATATCCTGGAAAATACAATATGACAATATGTGTCTGACTTGACATTGATAAAGTAGACCTACATATGAGACTGATGATAAAGACATAGGGGTGTAATATATTCACATATATGTTAGATATGACTAATGATAAAGACATAGGGGTGGTAATATATTCACATATATGTTAGATTTGAAGGAAAGATGAAGACCCACTTCCacagagaagggaaagagaggaaacGGAGATCAGTTACCTTGAAGAAGGGACAGATTAGAATGTACCGGAGATGTAGGAAGACAGTTGAAAactgagaaggagaagaagaagaagaagaagaagagggagaaggagaaggagaagaaggaggaggagaagaaggaggaggagaagaaggagaagaagaagaaggagaagaagaaggagaagaagaagaagaagaagaagaagaagaaggagaagaagaagaaggagaagaagaaggagaagaaggagaagaagaaggagaagaagaaggagaagaaggaaagaagaagaaggagaagaagaagaagaagaagaaggagaagaagaagaaggagaagaagaagaaggagaagaagaagatgaaggagaagaagaagaaggagaagaagaagaagaagaagaagaagaagaagaagaagaagaagaagaagaaggagaagaagaagatgaaggagaagaagaaggagaagaaggaggaggagaagaaggagaagaaggagaagaagaaggtgaagaaggagagaagaagaaggagaaggagaagaagaagaagaagaagaagaagatgaaggagaagaagaaggagaagaagaaggagaagaagaaggaggaggagaagaaggagaaggagaaggagaagaagaaggagaagaagaaggaggaggagaagaagaaggagaagaagaagagaaggtgCAGCAGAGGAATCATCAAGATTGACATGTCAGTGAGTTGAGTTAAGTTTCACATCAATTACATGACAGATCAACGGATTCACAAGTAGCTGTCCCGGGGGACTgttgggtgtgcaggcttttactCCAACCCTTTTACTCCAACCCAATCCAGAAAATAAGCTTCCAAACAGAAACCTGATTAGCTGAATCAGGAGTGTTACAGCAGTGTTGGaccaaaagcctgcacacccctTAGCCATCAGGAGGAGGCCACTCCTGACGTAGTTCAGTAGTTGATTATTTCAAAGTTGGATAGATATTTAGTGTGAGTCGTAACTGAGTCATAACTGTTGTCGACTTGTCGTGTTGCCGTAACTAAGTCATTGTGAGTAGCTCTGATGTAACTAAGTCACCGTGAGTAGCTCTGACGTAACTAAGTCAACGTGAGTAGCTCTGACGTAACTAAGTCAACGTGAGTAGCTCTGACGTAACTAAGTCATCGTGAGTAGCTCTGATGTAACTAAGTCAACGTGAGTAGCTCTGACGTAACTAAGTCAATGTGAGTAGCTCTGACGTAACTAAGTCAACGTGAGTAGCTCTGACGTAACTAAGTCAACGTGAGTAGCTCTGACGTAACTAAGTCAATGTGAGTAGCTCTGACGTAACTAAGTCAACGTGAGTAGCTCTGACGTAACTAAGTCATCGTGAGTAGCTCTGACGTAACTAAGTCATCGTGAGTAGCTCTGACGTAACTAAGTCATCGTGAGTAGCTCTGACGTAACTAAGTCAACGTGAGTAGCTCTGACGTAACTAAGTCATCGTGAGTAGCTCTGACGTAACTAAGTCAACGTGAGTAGCTCTGACGTAACTAAGTCAATGTGAGTAGCTCTGACGTAACTAAGTCAACGTGAGTAGCTCTGACGTAACTAAGTCATCGTGAGTAGCTCTGACATAATTAAGTCAACGTGAGTAGCTCTGACGTAACTAAGTCATCGTGAGTAGCTCTGACGTAACTAAGTCAACGTGAGTAGCTCTGACGTAACTAAGTCATCGTGAGTAGCTCTGACTTAACTAAGTCATCGTGAGTAGCTCTGACGTAACTAAGTTATCGTGAGTAGCTCTGACGTACCTAAGTCATTGTGAGTAGCTCTGACGTAACTAAGTCATCGTGAGTAGCTCTGACGTACCTAAGTCAACGTGAGTAGCTCTGACGTAACTAAGTCAACGTGAGTAGCTCTGACGTAACTAAGTCATCGTGAGTAGCTCTGACGTAACTAAGTCAACGTGAGTAGCTCTGACGTACCTAAGTCATCGTGAGTAGCTCTGACGTACCTAAGTCATTGTGAGTAGCTCTGACGTAACTAAGTCAACGTGAGTAGCTCTGATGTAACTAAGTCATCGTGAGTAGCTCTGAGAGAATTGGGAGAGAAAGGTAACTGTTGTTACTCACTGCTGGCTTGGAGGGGCTTTTGCAGCTTCCGTCTGGGTTCCCTTTCACCCATTGGTGGATGAGGTCGGCCACGCCTACATTCAGACCCTCTGTATCCTGAGAAACACAGATGATGAATCATGATGAAGTCGCTCATTAACATaacaaatgccaccctatttccTATTAAAAAGGTGCAGAAGCATTTCCATTAAGTCACTGATTTACGGACTACAGATGAAAATGAACCAACTTGCCAAATCTGGCACCTAGACAGAAGTGTTGAACACTGCACATTTTCCCCCCGTCAAATAAACCTAATAAGGTAAGGTATAAATGCTACTTTTGTGTTATGAGCAATTTGATGATTGAGTTCACTAAAAATGGAGGAGAGGCCCACCGATGCCTTCATACCTTGGATAGTGTTCAGTAAAGTGGTCAGAGGTCTGTTATCAATAAGACCATGTTGCAGTATGCAGAGTCTCTATTCATCAGCAACTGAAAACGTTTGGATATCCAGCCCCGCCCCTCGCTCAAAGACAATGGCTGTCCGTATGTCATCTTTCCCTACCTTGGAAGGTGTTTCCCTGGGCGGCTGGCTCCAAGCTTCCCCGGCCTCAAACAGATTCTTCTTGGAGGCCACAGGCTCAGTGGGGCTGGGCAGGTCCGTCAGAGCCTGCTGCCTGGCTGCCTTGGCTTCCATAGAGGACGTCTGGACAGATGAGACATGACCGTTACCTCCCGTTT is a genomic window of Oncorhynchus kisutch isolate 150728-3 unplaced genomic scaffold, Okis_V2 scaffold1901, whole genome shotgun sequence containing:
- the LOC109876385 gene encoding caldesmon, smooth muscle-like, whose translation is MEAKAARQQALTDLPSPTEPVASKKNLFEAGEAWSQPPRETPSKDTEGLNVGVADLIHQWVKGNPDGSCKSPSKPAEVKAGDVLSKKNLWENLGDSSPSGRAGKGASSGKKYKFVMMAHGKYEKVAVGDDDYNEHTNGKSTGQCLEEL